TCTTTATAAATGTATTTTTTATACAAAAGAGGGAAGAGAGAAGCGAAGGAGACTATAAAAGGTAAGAAATAAAGTAATAGATTAGGTATACTTGCGTTTCGGTAATTGTAAAGTAGTCCGAACTCTAAAAGGAAATACCATGCAAACCAATTAGTAATTGCTACCTTTTTTGTAAGCTCTAAGATTGGTTTATTTTCATCCATTTTTTTCTCCTATTTTCATTTATCAAGATATTCCAAAAACAAAATTTTCTCAACGCCTTTAGAGGGTATAAAGCCCCTTAATATGTCTTCTACCCTCTAAACCTCTATACGATTATAACACCAACGCTACTATTCTATAGCCGCTTTTTTAGCATTAGCCGTAAGTTTCTTATTATACTTCTGGCTCATTCCAAGAAGGGACTATTACATGAGGATTATTAACAAGGTTCCAGGCAGCATTCGAAGCACAAGACATTTCATAAATAGTTTTGGTTAAATCACTTGCAAGTTCTGAATTTTTCTTAAAAAACTCTTCTGCTGCACTCATAATACCCAAACCGTATTTTATATAATCCAAAGCAGTTATTACCCCAATGGGAGTAGTAATAAAAAGAAGAATATCTACAAACTGTGCAAAATCATTAAGCTTATGTAAGTTATCTGCTCTTCTAACTGCATCCCAATAGGCTGTTGTGTTGCTATCTACTACTGCTTTTGCCCATTTTTTTCCATTAACTATGTCAATATAGGCATGTCCTGTGATTGTTCTTGATAGAGAGCCCCAATAATATTCTTTTATTACAAACGAAGCATCCTGATACTCTGTTATATCGTAAGATAAGTGAACAGAAGAATCTGAAAATGTCCAATGATTTACAACAGTTGCCGCTTTTACATTTGGTAATTTATACGAATGTTGACTTGGAAAAATCGTAGTAAGTAACGAAACTAATATTATTGTGACTATTAATTTTTTATGAGCAAACATTTTTTACATCCTCCCGTAAATTTTTACTTTTATGTAATTAACATAAACTTCCTTATTTTCACATTTCATACTTTCAAACAACTTACCAAAATTTCAATTTCTCATTTGTTAGATCCTAAAAACTCTTTCATCAACTTTTTAAACTCCGGCTATCAACTTCTCTTTTTAATACTTACCGCATATCATTTTACTCTCATATTACACCATCTCCTTTCTACTACATTATACTCTCTCTCTCTCTCTTGTCAATACCTTTTAAGGAGAATTTTTAGTTTCTTCTTCCTGTCATTCTGACGAGCAAACGAAGTGAGCGAGGAAGAATCTCAAATTCGAGGGGATGGCGTTTATCCTCTCGATACTCCCAAAAAAGATGAGATCCTTCGTCGCTATCGCTCCGCTTGACTTCGTCAAGGAGAAGAGCGCAGGATGACAGAGAGAGGAGGAGTCTTGAGAGGGATACGTTTTCCCCTCAAATATTAGATCCAACGCTTACGCTCAGGATGACTGTTGGTCGTCATTCTGACGAGGCGCTGTTTGCCGAGGAAGAATCTCAGCCGTTCATGTCTTCAGGGGGAGTCTTGAGGGGATGGTGTTTACCCTCTCAAATTAAAGATCCTTCGTCGCTACCGCTCCGCTTGACTTCGTCAAGGAGAAGAGCGAAGGATGACTGCATGCGGTGTTTTGCTTTAAAATGCATTTTTGCTATAAGTAAAAATCCAAAATCATTTTCCTCATATATTAGATAGTCAAACTTCCAAAAAAGTTCCATAAGTTTAAAGAAATTTTTAGACTTTGTTTATATAAATTTCTTTTACATGCTTTAATGACGCATAAAGCAGACGAAAAATTTTTTCTTTTGTGTATAATTTGATATGAAAAATTTGTTTGCGCCTTGGCGAAAAACTTACATTCAAAATGCAAAAAAGCAAGATAGAGAGTGCTTCATTTGTGTTGCTGCAAACGGCAACGATGATGTGAAAAACCTCGTTGTTTTAAGAGGAGAGCATGCATTTGTAATTCTTAATAGGTATCCTTATAATGCAGGTCATGTGATGGTTTGTCCTAAAAGACATATAAAGTTCCCCTATGAACTTACAGAAGATGAACAAAAAGAAATAATGTTTTTCTTAGGAAAAATGGTCCAAATTTTAGATTCCATTTATAAACCACAAGGGTTTAACATAGGGGTAAATATCGGAAATGCTGCTGGCGCTGGTGAGGAGCATCTACATTTTCATATAGTTCCTCGTTGGTTTGGTGATACAAACTTCATGAGTGTTGTTGGAGAAACTCGTGTAATCCCAGAAACAATCGAAGATACCTACAGGAAAATTAAAGAAGCACTCAATAGATAACTTAATATCCCTATTGTTGTTAGTTAAAGCACATAGAATTTCTTCTGAGGAGATATTTTTGTCAATAAAAAAGTCTATAGGTATTAAAAAGCAAATTTTGTCAAGGCTTTTCGCAGCACTTGGTTATTTGGGTAAAATATGTTAAACTAAAGAATTCAAGAAGGTGAGAAAATGAGAATTAAAACTTTAGGTGGTGCATTAAATTTAGCAAAAAGCGTAATAAAAAAATATTTTGGAGAGACTGTAGTTGAAACTGAAAATGTAGAAAAAAACGCAAGTATTATTGAAACTAAGTATTCCAAGTTTCTTTTATTTTTTGTTGAGGATGTTGACAAAACTTTTAGAAGCACATTTCCAGAAATCGCAAAGCAGATTCTCTGGGATGAGGGCGTGAAAATTGGCAAAAAGGCAGTTATTGAATTTGTTAATAGGCCTAACCCCAACCACAAAAAACTTTCAATTTTGATTGCGTTGGGCACAAAAGACCTTTATCAGATATCGCCTTATTCTCTTATCAATTTCTGTGAATTAACGCGTCTTGAAGTGGAAAGTCAAGGAGTATACTATTTCTTCCCTACGATTTTTTTAAAGAAAATAAAGGGTGATATTTCTCCAAAAGAAACAAAAACAAAAGATAAACTCTACCTCATTTCACAGATTAATGCCCTTGATGATTATGATTTGGAAGATATTGAGCGCACAGCCTCTTTTAAAGATTTTGATGTTGATGTTTTTGGAGAAATCATGAGGAGTTTTAGGAATATAGAAGAAAGATTAGAAAATATCGAAAAGTTAATGAGGAAGATGTCCAATGGCAGAAAAAATAACTAAGGCAATAATTATTACTATATTCATTATCTTTACTGTAATCATCTCTTTTGGGCATGTATATACAGTAGAAGATACGGGAAGTGGTTTAAGTTATCAAATACTTACTTTTAAAGAAGTTCCTGTATCTTCTGTAATAGAGCGTGCGCAACTTTCTTTAAGAAGTGAAGATGTAGTGGAGCCAAGTTTAGACACAACCCTCGACTCTGGGACGATTAAAATTATTCGTTCTCGCCCCATAGAGGTTACACTTGACAAAACAACAAAAAATTATTACACAACAAAACTCTATGTGGGAGATTTTTTAAAAGAAATTGGAATAACTCTTAACGAAAAAGACTACATAAATATACCTGAGTATGCTGAATTAGACACGAATAAAATTGTTATTAAGCGTTATGTGGAAAAAACAAAACTTGTAAAAGAGAAAATGCCTTATGAAACTATTTACGTAAAAGACTCTATGGTTGCAAAAGGTGTTACGTATTTAAAGCAAAATGGTGTGTCTGGCATAAAAACAAACTATTACAAGGAAATCTATTTTGGAGGAGATAAAATAAAAGAGGTTTTTGAAAAATCGGTAATTACAAAAATGCCTATTAAAAAAATCTACGTTGTAGGGAGTGCAAAACCTCCTAAAGAGTATGTAAAGGCAATGACGGTTGTAGCAACCGCATACTCGCCTACAGTTTGGGAGACTGATTCCAATCCTTGGATTACTGCTTCTGGCTTGAGAAGTCGGTATGGTATCGTAGCCGTTGACCCATCTGTAATCCCTTTAGGCACACTTCTTTATGTAGAAAATTACGGTTATGCAGTTGCAGGAGATACAGGGGGAGCAATTAAAGGTAATAAAATAGATGTTTTCTTCTATAATCCATACGAGGCAAAGAAATGGGGAGTAAGAAGAGTAAAAATTTACATTTTGAATGGTAAATGGAAATTTCCCAGCAACTTAAAATATTAATCGAAAAATACGGTTTTAATGTTAAAAAGAACTTAGGGCAAAATTTTCTTGTTGCATCTTCTGCAATTAACTTTATTGCAAATGCAGTTTGTTCAGGTCCTAAGGAAAACTATATTGAAGTAGGTCCTGGGTTTGCTTTCCTTACAAAGGAAGTTGCAAAAAAGGCAAACTTTGTGTTTGCTATAGAGAAAGATAAAAGTTTTTTAGAGTTTTATAAGGATTTATCCCTCCCAAATGTGCAGTTTATCATTGATGATGCATTAAATGTCAATTACGATGAGTTTAATGTTCAAGAACTCTTCGGAAATATTCCTTACTACATTTCTTCAGACCTCATCATAAAGATTGCAAAAAGTAAAATTGTAAGAGCGGTATTACTTCTACAAGATGAGTTTGCTCAAAGAATTATCGCAAAACCTAACACAAAAGAATACAGTTCAATCACAGTTTTAACACACTTTTTCTTTCAAACTACTTTTATTAAAAGGTTTCCTCCGAGTTTCTTTTTTCCCAGACCTAATGTTTACTCAACTCTTGTTGAATTAAGAAGAATAAGAGAATACGATTCAAACTTAGAAGATTTTCTTGTTTTTATCCATAGAGCTTTCTTTTCTAAAAGAAAAAAGTTGCTGTCTAACTTGAAGAAGTTTTATAAGGGTGATTTTTCATCTATTTTTAGTGAATTAGATATCAATGTCCTTGCAAGACCTGAAGATATAACTGAGGAAACTTATTTTAAAATATACGAAAATATGATAAAATTTTGTGAGTAAATTAAACATAGGAGGTTAAGATGGCTTACAAAGTTTTAGAAGGTCTTTACTACTCAAAAAATGACGAATGGGTTAAGGTAGAAGGTGATGTTGCAACAGTTGGCATCACTGATTACGCACAAGACAAGTTGGGCGATGTTGTTTATGTTGAAGAGGCCGCTCTTAATAAAAAGGTGAAAGTGGAAGACTCTGTTATTACAGTTGAATCTGTTAAAGCAGCATCAGATATCTATGCGCCTGTTTCAGGTGAGATTATTGAAGTTAATAAAAGCGTTGTTTCGGACCCATCTATTCTTAACAAGGACCCATTTGGTGAAGGATGGCTCTTTAAGATGAAGATGGAAAATAAAGACGAGCTAAACAACCTCATGAGCGCAAAGGATTACGAAGAATACAGAAAGGAATAGTATGAGGTATATCCCAAATACTGATAAACAATTTGAGGATATGCTAAGAGAAATTGGCGTATCCTCCTTTGAGGAACTTATCCAAGACATTCCTTCCGATTTGAGGTTAAAAGATAACCTTAACATCAAAGGCTCTCTTTCTGAGTTAGAACTTTTTGAATACTTTAAGCAGATTGAAGCAAAAAATAAGGATGTATCAAAATTTAAACCGTTATTGGGTTGCGGAAGTTATAAACATTACGTGCCACAGGTTATTAAAACAATTCTTTCAAGGGAAGAATTTT
This genomic stretch from Caldisericaceae bacterium harbors:
- a CDS encoding HIT domain-containing protein; the encoded protein is MKNLFAPWRKTYIQNAKKQDRECFICVAANGNDDVKNLVVLRGEHAFVILNRYPYNAGHVMVCPKRHIKFPYELTEDEQKEIMFFLGKMVQILDSIYKPQGFNIGVNIGNAAGAGEEHLHFHIVPRWFGDTNFMSVVGETRVIPETIEDTYRKIKEALNR
- a CDS encoding ubiquitin-like domain-containing protein translates to MAEKITKAIIITIFIIFTVIISFGHVYTVEDTGSGLSYQILTFKEVPVSSVIERAQLSLRSEDVVEPSLDTTLDSGTIKIIRSRPIEVTLDKTTKNYYTTKLYVGDFLKEIGITLNEKDYINIPEYAELDTNKIVIKRYVEKTKLVKEKMPYETIYVKDSMVAKGVTYLKQNGVSGIKTNYYKEIYFGGDKIKEVFEKSVITKMPIKKIYVVGSAKPPKEYVKAMTVVATAYSPTVWETDSNPWITASGLRSRYGIVAVDPSVIPLGTLLYVENYGYAVAGDTGGAIKGNKIDVFFYNPYEAKKWGVRRVKIYILNGKWKFPSNLKY
- the rsmA gene encoding 16S rRNA (adenine(1518)-N(6)/adenine(1519)-N(6))-dimethyltransferase RsmA, yielding MEISQQLKILIEKYGFNVKKNLGQNFLVASSAINFIANAVCSGPKENYIEVGPGFAFLTKEVAKKANFVFAIEKDKSFLEFYKDLSLPNVQFIIDDALNVNYDEFNVQELFGNIPYYISSDLIIKIAKSKIVRAVLLLQDEFAQRIIAKPNTKEYSSITVLTHFFFQTTFIKRFPPSFFFPRPNVYSTLVELRRIREYDSNLEDFLVFIHRAFFSKRKKLLSNLKKFYKGDFSSIFSELDINVLARPEDITEETYFKIYENMIKFCE
- the gcvH gene encoding glycine cleavage system protein GcvH gives rise to the protein MAYKVLEGLYYSKNDEWVKVEGDVATVGITDYAQDKLGDVVYVEEAALNKKVKVEDSVITVESVKAASDIYAPVSGEIIEVNKSVVSDPSILNKDPFGEGWLFKMKMENKDELNNLMSAKDYEEYRKE